Proteins from a genomic interval of Rosa chinensis cultivar Old Blush chromosome 2, RchiOBHm-V2, whole genome shotgun sequence:
- the LOC112189556 gene encoding uncharacterized protein LOC112189556, producing MRVIIIDTWGHEFTIEVGLKEPVLEIKRKVEQLLGIPAASQTLAVSEWELEDGLDMEDYPIVTEGTKIDLTIKCMEPHVSQSTQIQIIVKSSATQHQLEVFRTETVGSLKEKIHIIDGTPIKRMSLFFSGIELEEDFRKLSEYGICEFSEIALLLKTMNCLKDVPPSRRLSIVVQTSSSLLNSASIPLKMEDSSTVNDLRQLLLSSKFIPADDYLFIHKQRTMRDNCSLKWHGVEDGDSIYVFKGTVYRSGY from the coding sequence ATGAGAGTCATCATTATTGATACCTGGGGACATGAATTCACCATTGAGGTGGGTCTGAAAGAACCTGTTCTTGAAATCAAAAGGAAGGTGGAACAACTCTTGGGCATCCCAGCAGCTTCACAAACCCTTGCAGTATCTGAATGGGAGTTAGAAGATGGACTAGACATGGAAGACTATCCAATCGTCACTGAAGGTACGAAAATTGACCTCACCATCAAATGCATGGAACCTCATGTAAGCCAGTCCACTCAGATTCAGATTATCGTAAAATCTTCAGCAACACAGCATCAGTTAGAGGTATTCAGAACAGAGACAGTTGGtagcctaaaagaaaaaatccaCATTATTGACGGTACACCGATCAAAAGAATGTCACTCTTCTTTTCTGGAATTGAGTTGGAAGAAGATTTTCGCAAATTAAGTGAGTATGGGATATGTGAATTTTCTGAGATCGCTTTGCTCCTCAAGACCATGAATTGTCTAAAAGACGTCCCTCCGTCCAGAAGATTGAGTATAGTGGTACAAACTTCGTCGAGTTTACTTAATTCAGCAAGTATTCCTTTGAAAATGGAGGATTCAAGCACAGTTAATGACTTGAGGCAGTTGCTTTTGAGCAGTAAATTTATTCCTGCTGATGATTATTTGTTCATACACAAGCAAAGGACCATGCGTGACAATTGTAGCCTCAAGTGGCAT